One window of Trifolium pratense cultivar HEN17-A07 linkage group LG5, ARS_RC_1.1, whole genome shotgun sequence genomic DNA carries:
- the LOC123883198 gene encoding disease resistance protein RGA2-like → MAEQIPYAVAASLVNRLASAAFREFGRIYGVMDQLERLKSTVESIRAVLLDAEEKQQKSYAVQIWIRRLKDDVLHPADNLLDEFVIEDMRHKMDESHKNKVSQVLHSLSPNRIAFRRKMAHEIEKIQKKLNDVVKDMSGLNLNHNIVAVEQSNTIRWETSSFVSQSDIIGRVDNKNEIISLLRQSHENQHISVVAIVGIGGLGKTALAQLVYNDGEIKNIFENIMWVCVSDNFDVKTILKNMLESLTKCKIDDTLSLDNLQNMFRDKLTGQRYFLVLDDIWNESFEKWAQLRTYLMCGAQGSKILVTTRSKTVAQTMGVSDPYVLNGLTQEESWGLLKKITFGHDTIEVNRSLESIGKKIAKKCSGVPLAIRTLGGLLQGKIEEREWIDVLQGDFWKSCEDEKSIMPVLKRSYQNLSPQLRQCFAYCSLYPKDSIIQKDELIHLWMAQGYFECSGGKKLMEDIGEEFVNTFLMKSFFQDAQLGFYGDIVSFKMHDLIHDLAMQVAGNDCCYLDSETKTLVGSPMHVMLKSDDIGLLKSVDASRMRTLILLSSHDWIMNEKELSVILKFKYLRVLKLLHCSLSKLCDSIAELKHLRYFKLLYCKGLGSLSKSLSNLVCLQTLISKDCKEVEFSTKDISKLISLRHFDIENLKASEKKKTASRFGKLGVGGQYTIFSKFFLSLTNIVRISLDRCHGLKYLPPMERLPFLKTVTIRDLDELEVIYYEEPLLSESFFPSLEELTIMGCHELRGWSRMRDDVNDDDDISSQSYHLSFPRLSELEIRSCSKLTHMPTFPKLDKRLILIEARVKPLETTLKMVDSKSSIELPPLSMLKYLEIGGDDLDVKKLPKNCLQNLISLEELVLCWLPSQTYQEIEILFMDDLNYLPSLRYIQFWHCLNLKALPDWICNLSSLQYIGIKFCENLDSLPEGMLRLAKLQTLDILDCSLLIDECETQTSATWPKIAHIPNIILKRY, encoded by the exons ATGGCTGAACAAATTCCATATGCTGTTGCTGCAAGCCTAGTTAACAG gTTGGCTTCTGCTGCTTTTCGCGAGTTTGGACGGATTTATGGTGTTATGGATCAGTTGGAAAGGCTTAAGAGTACAGTTGAATCCATCAGAGCTGTGCTCcttgatgctgaggagaaacaACAGAAAAGTTATGCTGTGCAAATTTGGATAAGAAGACTCAAAGATGATGTACTTCATCCTGCTGATAACTTGTTAGATGAATTTGTTATTGAAGATATGAGACACAAAATGGATGAATCTCATAAGAACAAAGTGAGTCAGGTACTTCATTCTTTATCACCAAATAGAATTGCTTTTCGCCGAAAAATGGCTCatgagattgaaaaaatacaaaaaaaacttaatgaTGTGGTGAAAGATATGTCTGGCTTGAATCTTAACCACAATATTGTTGCGGTTGAGCAAAGTAACACTATAAGGTGGGAAACGAGTTCTTTTGTGTCACAATCAGATATCATCGGAAGAGTAGACAATAAAAATGAGATTATAAGCTTGTTGAGGCAATCACATGAAAATCAACATATCTCTGTGGTTGCTATTGTTGGGATTGGTGGTTTGGGAAAGACTGCTCTTGCTCAATTGGTATATAATGAtggtgaaataaaaaatatttttgaaaatattatgtgggtatgtgTCTCTGATAACTTTGATGTCAAAACTATTCTCAAGAACATGTTGGAGTCATTAACAAAGTGCAAAATTGATGACACGTTATCATTGGACAACTTGCAAAATATGTTTCGTGACAAATTAACTGGTCAGAGATACTTTTTAGTTTTGGATGACATTTGGAATGAGAGTTTTGAAAAATGGGCTCAATTGAGGACTTACTTGATGTGCGGTGCTCAAGGCAGTAAGATTTTAGTGACAACTCGTAGTAAAACCGTGGCACAGACAATGGGTGTAAGTGACCCCTATGTTTTGAATGGTTTGACTCAAGAAGAATCATGGGGTTTGTTAAAGAAGATTACGTTTGGGCACGATACTATTGAAGTGAATCGGTCTCTTGAATCAATTGGTAAGAAGATAGCAAAAAAGTGCAGTGGTGTTCCACTAGCAATCAGAACACTAGGAGGCCTACTACAGGGTAAAATTGAAGAAAGAGAATGGATTGATGTTTTACAAGGTGACTTTTGGAAATCATGTGAAGACGAAAAAAGCATCATGCCAGTGTTGAAACGAAGTTACCAAAACTTGTCGCCTCAACTGAGACAATGTTTTGCCTACTGCTCTTTATATCCCAAGGATTCGATAATACAGAAGGACGAGTTGATTCATCTTTGGATGGCGCAAGGTTATTTTGAATGTTCAGGTGGAAAGAAGCTCATGGAAGATATCGGTGAGGAATTCGTAAATACTTTCTTGATGAAGTCATTTTTCCAAGATGCTCAACTTGGTTTTTATGGTGATATAGTTAGTTTCAAAATGCATGATTTAATACATGATCTTGCAATGCAAGTTGCCGGCAATGATTGTTGTTACTTGGACAGTGAAACAAAAACACTTGTAGGAAGTCCCATGCATGTAATGTTGAAAAGTGATGATATTGGTTTGCTAAAATCAGTGGATGCAAGCAGGATGCGGACTTTGATTTTGTTGTCCAGTCATGATTGGATTATGAATGAGAAGGAATTGTctgttattttaaaattcaaatacttACGCGTCTTGAAGTTGTTACATTGTTCTTTAAGTAAGTTGTGTGATTCAATTGCAGAATTGAAGCATTTAAGATATTTTAAGTTATTGTACTGCAAAGGACTAGGAAGTCTTTCCAAATCCTTAAGCAATCTTGTTTGCTTACAAACACTAATATCAAAGGACTGTAAAGAGGTTGAATTTTCTACAAAagatatatcaaaattaatcaGTTTGAGACATTTTgatattgaaaatttgaaagcCTCTGAAAAGAAGAAGACAGCGTCTCGATTTGGAAAATTGGGTGTGGGGGGACAGTATACtattttttcaaagttttttCTTTCACTCACAAATATTGTTCGAATCTCTCTCGATCGTTGTCATGGTTTGAAGTATCTCCCACCAATGGAACGTCTCCCGTTTCTTAAGACAGTTACTATACGTGATCTTGATGAATTGGAAGTCATATATTATGAAGAGCCTCTTTTATCGGAATCATTTTTCCCATCCTTGGAGGAACTCACAATTATGGGTTGTCATGAGCTTAGGGGATGGAGTAGGATGAGGGATGATgtcaatgatgatgatgatatctCTTCACAGTCATACCATCTCTCCTTTCCTCGTCTTTCTGAATTAGAGATACGTTCCTGTTCAAAGTTGACTCACATGCCTACGTTTCCAAAACTTGACAAGAGATTGATATTAATAGAGGCTAGAGTGAAGCCATTGGAAACAACATTAAAGATGGTAGATTCAAAGTCTTCGATTGAATTACCTCCTCTTTCCATGCTAAAATACTTGGAAATTGGCGGAGATGATCTAGATGTGAAAAAACTCCCAAAGAATTGTCTGCAAAATCTGATTTCTCTCGAGGAATTAGTTTTATGTTGGCTTCCAAGTCAAACATATCAggaaattgaaattttgtttatggACGACCTCAACTATCTTCCTTCATTGCGATATATTCAGTTTTGGCATTGTTTAAATCTAAAGGCATTGCCAGATTGGATTTGCAACCTCTCATCACTTCAGTATATCGGCATTAAGTTCTGTGAAAATTTGGATTCACTGCCTGAAGGAATGCTTCGCCTTGCCAAATTGCAGACCCTAGATATCCTTGATTGTTCCCTTTTAATTGATGAATGTGAGACACAAACAAGTGCCACATGGCCCAAAATTGCTCACATCCCAAACATAATCTTAAAAag GTATTAG